The proteins below come from a single Tepidisphaeraceae bacterium genomic window:
- a CDS encoding BatA domain-containing protein, with translation MTFLNPLMLAGLGGALLPLVLHLLSRARYRSVDWGAMMFLHGADPRDRQSSQLKQYALLAMRMLIVALLALAMARPITSESWAALAPGGPATVVLMLDCSPSMAIVEGNQSRMEAAREAALKLLATLRQGDRVALLLAGQAQDDAELSPTTDLRTTAARIAAARPAGRAVDFAQELNRADRLLQRAAPQQDGRIFIVCDRQATNWRNVTLDFARAWRRDAAIDASAGARLSIFPVGGELAENVAVESVQFVQTPAIVDERATVEVRVRNYGPTAQPSVPVTLHRGAREIAQQTLAVAARETATARFTTSFATPGSHLIEARIAAPGLQTDDALRAVVSVTPPVRVLLLSGDERGDAAASESTFFRIAVAPYTAAGKKGVDPAAVTVVPAEQFEPAMLDAQQVLVLANVGQLSPASVKAIEQFVYEGGGLLIAPGTLVDAQQYNAQLWRDGAGILPAELQPPTSAGGAEATAILGVDFLHPALSFLRGRPDPIPNVVIGRYFPVTPRQPDATVAVTYASGRPFLVESAWGRGRVALMTTGLDADWSALPLSSFYLPFVQSMVRHLASGDRERNVAPGEPIVLTIDEPIDGDVRVQLPSGRTVSPAVYRNGARTEVRYDDTSVDGLYRVRYRTRTGQRTTPFVMRPSRDESDITPLSIARWDEISGAMGAQRIDLSQQPVPWSLSRDRRGRELWGSLLALCGVLLMSEMLLARRWSAGGRG, from the coding sequence ATGACCTTCCTCAACCCCCTCATGCTCGCAGGCCTCGGCGGCGCGTTGTTGCCGTTGGTGCTACACCTGCTAAGCCGCGCGCGGTACCGCAGCGTGGACTGGGGCGCGATGATGTTCCTGCACGGGGCCGACCCGCGCGATCGGCAGTCAAGCCAGCTGAAGCAGTACGCGCTGCTGGCGATGCGGATGCTGATCGTCGCGCTGCTGGCGCTGGCGATGGCCCGCCCGATCACCAGTGAATCGTGGGCGGCCCTTGCGCCCGGCGGGCCTGCGACGGTCGTGCTGATGCTCGACTGCTCGCCAAGCATGGCGATCGTCGAGGGTAACCAATCGCGCATGGAAGCCGCTCGCGAGGCAGCCCTGAAGCTGCTGGCGACGTTACGGCAGGGGGACCGTGTGGCGCTGCTGCTCGCCGGTCAGGCACAGGACGATGCCGAACTCTCGCCCACCACCGATCTGCGCACGACCGCCGCCCGCATCGCAGCCGCCCGACCGGCGGGGCGGGCCGTCGATTTCGCGCAGGAACTGAACCGCGCCGATCGGTTATTACAACGCGCCGCGCCGCAGCAAGATGGCCGAATCTTCATCGTCTGCGATCGGCAGGCGACCAACTGGCGTAACGTCACGCTCGACTTTGCCCGCGCGTGGCGACGAGACGCGGCTATTGATGCATCGGCCGGCGCGCGACTGTCGATCTTTCCCGTTGGGGGCGAACTGGCCGAGAACGTCGCGGTGGAATCGGTGCAGTTCGTCCAGACGCCAGCGATCGTCGACGAACGGGCCACCGTCGAGGTGCGCGTGCGCAACTACGGCCCGACGGCGCAGCCATCGGTGCCGGTCACGCTGCACCGCGGCGCGCGCGAGATCGCGCAGCAGACGCTCGCCGTCGCCGCGCGCGAGACCGCGACGGCCCGCTTCACGACCAGCTTTGCCACGCCCGGCTCGCACCTGATCGAGGCGCGCATCGCCGCGCCCGGCCTGCAAACCGACGACGCGCTGCGTGCCGTCGTCAGCGTGACGCCACCGGTACGCGTGCTATTACTAAGCGGTGACGAGCGCGGCGACGCGGCGGCGTCGGAGTCCACGTTCTTCCGCATTGCCGTCGCGCCTTACACCGCCGCCGGCAAGAAGGGCGTCGACCCCGCCGCCGTCACGGTGGTGCCGGCCGAGCAGTTTGAGCCCGCCATGTTGGACGCACAGCAGGTCCTGGTGCTGGCCAACGTGGGACAGTTGAGCCCGGCCAGCGTAAAGGCGATCGAGCAGTTCGTGTACGAAGGTGGCGGCCTCCTGATCGCGCCCGGCACGCTGGTGGACGCGCAGCAGTACAACGCGCAGCTCTGGCGCGACGGCGCCGGCATTCTGCCCGCCGAACTGCAACCACCCACGTCCGCCGGTGGGGCAGAGGCGACAGCGATCCTCGGCGTCGACTTCTTGCACCCGGCGCTTTCCTTCCTGCGCGGCCGGCCTGACCCTATTCCGAACGTGGTCATTGGGCGATACTTCCCGGTCACGCCGCGCCAGCCCGATGCCACGGTGGCGGTGACCTATGCTTCGGGCCGCCCGTTCCTGGTCGAGTCGGCCTGGGGTCGTGGGCGTGTGGCCTTGATGACGACGGGCTTGGATGCGGACTGGTCGGCGTTGCCGCTGTCCAGCTTTTACCTGCCGTTCGTGCAGTCGATGGTGCGCCACCTTGCATCGGGCGACCGCGAGCGCAACGTGGCGCCGGGCGAGCCAATCGTCCTCACGATCGATGAGCCCATTGATGGTGACGTACGCGTACAACTCCCCAGCGGCCGCACCGTATCGCCAGCCGTCTACCGCAACGGCGCGCGCACCGAGGTGCGGTACGACGACACTTCTGTCGATGGCTTGTATCGGGTGCGCTATCGCACGAGAACGGGCCAGCGGACGACGCCGTTCGTCATGCGACCGTCGCGAGATGAGTCGGACATCACGCCCTTGTCGATCGCGCGGTGGGATGAGATATCCGGAGCGATGGGCGCGCAGCGCATTGACCTAAGTCAGCAGCCCGTGCCATGGTCGCTCTCGCGCGACCGCCGGGGGCGCGAGCTGTGGGGCTCGTTACTGGCGCTGTGTGGCGTGCTGCTGATGAGCGAGATGCTGCTTGCACGCCGCTGGTCGGCAGGAGGGCGCGGCTGA
- a CDS encoding DUF58 domain-containing protein, whose amino-acid sequence MSYVSRLLEPNLIERLNHLQLSARRVVEGSTVGQHKSPVKGASVEFRQHRFYTPGDEPRRLDWRVLGRTDRPYIKEYDEETNLRCVLMIDASGSMAYRSAAGSKFDYASTLAASLAYLMLGQTESVGLAVFKSRVASWIGPHAGQAQLSRIIDVLERSTAAGQSSLQAAVHDVANRLDRRALVIIVSDLFYPVEQVRECLARLRHDRHETILLRTLDADEVEFPFRTWSRFRGLEGEAATVCEPALVREAYLHRFRQHRQDLTDGARALGSEFHTLMTDRPLIDSLTQFLHMRGGGSGGGTARR is encoded by the coding sequence ATGAGTTACGTTTCGCGACTGCTGGAACCGAACCTGATCGAACGGCTGAACCACCTGCAGCTGTCGGCGAGGCGCGTCGTGGAGGGCAGCACCGTCGGGCAGCACAAGAGCCCGGTGAAGGGCGCCAGCGTCGAGTTTCGCCAGCATCGCTTCTACACGCCCGGCGACGAACCGCGCCGGCTCGACTGGCGCGTGCTGGGCCGTACCGATCGGCCGTACATCAAGGAGTACGACGAGGAGACCAATCTCCGCTGCGTGCTGATGATCGACGCGAGCGGATCGATGGCCTACCGATCGGCAGCAGGGTCGAAGTTCGATTACGCTTCGACGCTCGCCGCGTCGCTGGCGTACCTGATGCTGGGGCAGACGGAGAGCGTCGGCCTGGCCGTCTTCAAGTCGCGGGTCGCCAGCTGGATCGGCCCGCACGCGGGGCAGGCGCAGCTGTCGCGCATTATCGACGTGCTCGAACGTTCCACCGCCGCCGGTCAGTCGTCGCTTCAGGCCGCGGTGCACGATGTGGCCAACCGGCTCGATCGGCGGGCGCTGGTGATCATCGTCTCGGACCTGTTCTACCCGGTCGAACAGGTGCGCGAGTGCTTGGCACGCCTGCGCCACGACCGCCACGAGACGATCCTGCTGCGCACGCTGGACGCCGACGAGGTCGAGTTTCCGTTCCGCACCTGGTCGCGCTTCCGCGGACTGGAAGGCGAGGCCGCGACGGTCTGCGAGCCGGCGCTCGTGCGCGAGGCGTACCTGCACCGTTTCCGCCAGCACCGCCAGGACCTGACCGACGGCGCCCGCGCGCTCGGAAGTGAGTTCCACACGCTGATGACCGACCGTCCGCTAATCGATTCGCTCACGCAGTTCCTGCACATGCGCGGAGGCGGCAGTGGCGGTGGTACGGCGAGGCGATAG
- a CDS encoding RDD family protein, producing MKRAARNLLVLLFLVLLASPALAQTLPTTTAATTAAAAGSVAATGSADGFWLAVGKPTGSATTPIESTIYKRTFGQERFSVVARIPERVVALSRWTDRAILLADDGDWIAVWPGGSGGGTPLPAGGRILAIGAEAQSVWAVGTVPGGIDSARAATRPTTGPRAATTTTTITAPSTGPAAAATGPATQPATTGSAVVLFRLDGAIWRPIVQLPTQPPLDLINGAEILPLADRVIVSVTSSPGNSTLFTINPANGQVTSTTPIDGGPLAFFGGVQGEHRAWIWTGDGSASRIVPVDNFTNTLATTTAVPASQSSTVASALGTLRTINVAADGKVTEQRLTWDGQPVGEPQPVRLLAPPDEEPAWFSIVNIGVVVMLAVTIMASYRQRDVVRETMARRDRPRAAKFWIRMSAATVDALPLIIGGVVYYLRRQPDEIVSPTLAATAQGLIGIAVYLLHTTISELIFRRTLGKAIFGLAVVDLQGVRPTVSAILVRNVLRIVDIALLAPFLLPILLVVFSPLGQRAGDAAAGTVVIDLRTPTMADEPDEDNA from the coding sequence ATGAAGCGTGCGGCCCGTAATCTTCTCGTCCTCCTGTTCCTGGTCCTCCTCGCATCACCGGCACTGGCCCAGACCCTGCCGACGACGACGGCTGCCACCACCGCTGCCGCTGCAGGCAGCGTCGCGGCAACCGGGTCGGCCGACGGGTTCTGGCTGGCCGTTGGCAAGCCGACCGGCAGCGCCACCACGCCGATCGAGAGCACGATCTACAAGCGCACGTTCGGCCAGGAACGTTTCTCCGTTGTTGCGCGCATCCCCGAGCGCGTGGTCGCGCTGTCGCGCTGGACCGACCGCGCGATCCTGCTGGCCGATGACGGTGACTGGATCGCTGTGTGGCCCGGTGGCAGTGGTGGTGGCACGCCGTTGCCGGCGGGGGGCCGCATCCTGGCCATCGGTGCCGAAGCGCAAAGCGTCTGGGCCGTCGGCACCGTGCCCGGTGGCATCGACAGCGCCCGCGCCGCGACCCGTCCCACCACCGGCCCCCGCGCCGCGACAACCACGACGACGATTACCGCCCCAAGCACCGGTCCCGCAGCGGCAGCCACCGGCCCGGCGACGCAACCGGCCACCACCGGTTCCGCCGTCGTGCTGTTTCGGCTGGACGGCGCCATCTGGAGGCCGATCGTCCAACTGCCCACGCAGCCACCGCTCGACCTGATCAACGGCGCCGAGATCCTCCCGCTGGCTGACCGCGTGATCGTTTCCGTCACGAGCTCGCCGGGCAACTCGACGCTGTTCACGATCAACCCCGCCAATGGGCAGGTAACGTCCACCACGCCTATCGATGGCGGCCCGCTTGCGTTTTTCGGCGGTGTGCAGGGCGAGCACCGCGCCTGGATCTGGACCGGCGATGGCAGCGCCAGCCGGATCGTCCCGGTTGACAACTTCACCAATACGCTCGCTACCACGACGGCCGTGCCCGCAAGCCAAAGTTCGACCGTCGCGTCGGCCTTGGGCACACTGCGGACCATCAACGTCGCCGCCGACGGTAAGGTGACCGAGCAACGGTTGACCTGGGACGGCCAGCCGGTCGGTGAACCGCAACCGGTGCGTCTGCTGGCGCCACCCGATGAAGAGCCGGCGTGGTTCAGCATTGTGAACATCGGCGTGGTGGTAATGCTGGCGGTGACGATCATGGCGTCGTACCGGCAGCGCGACGTGGTGCGCGAGACGATGGCCCGCCGCGACCGCCCACGCGCCGCCAAGTTCTGGATTCGCATGTCGGCGGCCACGGTCGACGCGTTACCGTTGATCATCGGTGGCGTCGTGTACTACCTGCGCCGTCAGCCCGACGAAATCGTCTCCCCCACGCTCGCCGCGACGGCGCAAGGGTTGATCGGCATCGCGGTCTACCTGTTGCACACGACTATCTCCGAACTGATCTTCCGGCGCACGCTCGGCAAGGCGATCTTTGGGCTGGCCGTGGTCGATCTGCAGGGCGTGCGACCGACGGTGTCGGCGATCCTGGTTCGCAACGTTCTGCGCATCGTCGACATCGCGCTGCTGGCACCGTTCCTACTACCGATCCTGCTGGTCGTCTTCTCCCCGCTCGGCCAGCGCGCCGGCGACGCCGCGGCCGGCACCGTCGTCATCGACCTGCGCACGCCCACGATGGCCGACGAGCCAGACGAAGACAACGCCTGA